The DNA sequence GGACTGTTAGAATGCTCACCTGATCATTTCATCCGGGGACCGGCTGTTATCCCGAAGATATCTGCATACCCAGTCTTCAGGTACCGTATCAGACTTCATCCTCGCAATTAAATCCACAGCATCATCATCCTCAATGTTGTCTTCTAGAAAACCGTATATCGTTTCCTCCTCTCTTCGGATGTGAAAGCTGATCAATCTGGTCACGCTTTGCGCCTTTTTGAGCACGTAGCCGACATCCGATCTGTGAAGTCCGGATGCAATCCTGTGGGCAAGTAGCCAGATCGCGGCATGTTCATATTCCAGTC is a window from the Candidatus Sysuiplasma jiujiangense genome containing:
- a CDS encoding hemerythrin domain-containing protein — encoded protein: MLMEIATVEHGEITDELSKFIGSIKENSVDEEKFLRFRKRLKNHMFAEEEVLFPAVVDAEHIRIARGLEYEHAAIWLLAHRIASGLHRSDVGYVLKKAQSVTRLISFHIRREEETIYGFLEDNIEDDDAVDLIARMKSDTVPEDWVCRYLRDNSRSPDEMIR